One segment of Rhodothermus bifroesti DNA contains the following:
- a CDS encoding thiamine pyrophosphate-dependent enzyme, which translates to MIATRIYPNGEPTRPKTLKELADRESREPRFQGGHSLCAGCGVPLVVRMVLNAIDTPVVVVNATGCLEVATTRYPSTAWNVPWLHVAFENAAAAASGVEAAFRVLSRKRRQGQPIPFDLPEEVRIVAFGGDGGTYDIGLQALSGALERGHRFTYICYDNEAYMNTGNQRSGATPPLAHTTTTPVGEQSLGKLQQRKDLTEIAVAHHVPYVAQASISHWQDLVRKIQRAVHVDGPSFLNVLAPCQRGWGYDPAQTVEIARLAVETCYWPLYEVIDGDYWLNAWPRKPLPLTEWLKVQGRFRHLLRPENRHLLDALQQQVNRKWELLLRKCEGRVLEV; encoded by the coding sequence ATGATCGCTACACGCATTTATCCTAACGGCGAGCCGACACGCCCCAAAACGCTTAAAGAACTGGCCGATCGCGAAAGCCGTGAACCGCGTTTCCAGGGAGGGCATTCGCTTTGCGCCGGCTGCGGTGTGCCTCTGGTGGTGCGCATGGTGCTCAACGCTATCGATACCCCCGTGGTGGTGGTTAATGCTACTGGCTGCCTAGAGGTAGCCACCACGCGTTATCCCTCGACGGCCTGGAACGTCCCCTGGCTCCATGTGGCCTTCGAAAATGCCGCTGCCGCAGCCAGTGGCGTAGAGGCTGCCTTTCGTGTGCTCAGCCGAAAGCGCCGCCAGGGCCAGCCCATCCCTTTCGATCTGCCCGAAGAGGTGCGCATTGTAGCCTTCGGGGGCGATGGCGGTACCTACGACATCGGTTTGCAGGCGCTCTCGGGCGCCTTGGAGCGGGGCCATCGCTTTACCTACATCTGCTACGATAACGAAGCCTACATGAATACGGGCAACCAGCGCAGCGGGGCTACTCCACCTCTAGCCCACACCACAACTACACCTGTGGGCGAGCAAAGCCTCGGGAAACTCCAGCAGCGTAAAGACCTAACCGAGATCGCTGTCGCACATCATGTGCCCTATGTGGCCCAAGCTTCCATCTCTCACTGGCAAGACTTGGTGCGTAAAATTCAACGGGCAGTGCATGTCGACGGTCCCAGCTTCCTCAACGTGCTCGCCCCTTGCCAACGCGGCTGGGGCTACGATCCTGCCCAAACCGTCGAAATAGCCCGCCTAGCTGTTGAAACCTGCTACTGGCCGCTTTATGAAGTCATTGATGGGGATTACTGGCTAAATGCTTGGCCACGCAAACCCTTACCCCTTACGGAGTGGCTTAAGGTCCAAGGGCGTTTTCGCCACCTCCTACGGCCAGAAAATCGCCACTTGCTTGATGCCTTACAGCAGCAGGTCAACCGCAAATGGGAACTCCTGCTGCGCAAATGTGAGGGCCGAGTGCTGGAAGTATAG
- a CDS encoding cyclic nucleotide-binding domain-containing protein produces the protein MTSQHSLSALLAEHPFFRGLEAPYLELIAGCARNVRFNAGEYIFREGETANEFYLLRYGRVSLEVHLPDRGTVTIQTLSEGDVLGWSWLVPPYQNQFDARALTLVRALAFDGTCIRNKCTEDPRLGYEIFSRFARIIAERLQATRLQLLDMYGGVPRRQPLHA, from the coding sequence ATGACGTCCCAACATTCGCTCAGCGCCCTACTGGCTGAACATCCCTTCTTTCGAGGGCTTGAAGCGCCCTACCTGGAATTGATCGCCGGTTGCGCGCGCAACGTGCGCTTTAATGCAGGCGAGTACATCTTTCGCGAAGGCGAAACGGCCAATGAATTTTACCTCTTACGTTACGGCCGCGTGTCGCTTGAAGTTCATCTGCCCGACCGGGGAACCGTAACCATTCAGACCCTAAGCGAAGGCGACGTGCTAGGCTGGTCGTGGCTCGTTCCCCCTTATCAAAACCAATTCGACGCGCGGGCGCTAACGCTTGTGCGGGCACTGGCGTTCGATGGCACCTGCATTCGCAACAAGTGCACCGAAGACCCTCGCCTAGGGTATGAGATTTTCAGTCGCTTTGCGCGGATCATTGCCGAGCGGCTGCAAGCTACCCGCCTCCAGCTCCTCGATATGTACGGTGGGGTCCCCCGGCGCCAACCTCTGCATGCCTAA
- a CDS encoding hydrogenase maturation protease yields the protein MVIGLGHPLRGDDAAGLEVAALLQSQKPKGVQVLRATDPFRLLAWWEGAEMVIVCDAVCSGAAVGTLHRLDIETTPLPSTWRSVSSHGIGLADVITLAQQLGRMPRRLILYGIEGACFDPGAPLSPAVAEVLPQAAQAILQELPHA from the coding sequence ATGGTGATCGGCCTGGGGCATCCTCTTCGAGGCGACGATGCTGCCGGACTGGAAGTGGCGGCGCTGCTTCAAAGCCAAAAGCCTAAAGGGGTACAGGTACTAAGGGCTACCGATCCGTTTCGGCTGCTGGCATGGTGGGAAGGGGCCGAGATGGTCATCGTGTGCGACGCGGTCTGCTCGGGGGCAGCGGTAGGTACGCTACATCGCTTGGATATTGAAACCACGCCCTTGCCCAGCACTTGGCGCAGTGTTTCATCGCATGGCATTGGTCTAGCCGACGTCATCACCTTAGCCCAGCAGCTTGGACGGATGCCTCGACGACTGATCCTCTATGGCATCGAAGGGGCATGCTTTGACCCAGGGGCGCCCCTTTCACCAGCTGTGGCCGAGGTGCTCCCCCAAGCTGCCCAAGCCATCTTGCAAGAACTGCCCCATGCATGA
- a CDS encoding FAD/NAD(P)-binding protein, which yields MSAPSILSLPVEARHALQPLTPRLWRVLRTRRETHDTRTLELEALDGIGLPFCPGQFNMLYVGGIGEIPISISGDPARPERLVHTIRAVGAVSQALCSCKPGDVIGVRGPFGSAWPVEAAEGYDVVVMAGGIGLAPLRPAIYHLLQYRGRYGNLVLLYGARTPQDLLYVRELERWRSRFDFQVEVTVDRAREGWFGHVGVVTGLLPRALFDPEETMAFVCGPEIMMRFAAKALVERGVAAERIFLSMERNMKCAIGLCGHCQFGPHFICKDGPVFAFARVARWLTIREL from the coding sequence ATGAGCGCCCCTTCGATTTTGAGCTTGCCTGTTGAAGCGCGTCACGCGCTTCAACCTCTAACGCCACGGCTATGGCGCGTGCTACGCACGCGTCGCGAAACGCACGACACACGCACGCTCGAGCTAGAAGCCCTAGACGGTATTGGATTACCGTTTTGCCCAGGCCAGTTTAATATGCTCTATGTTGGGGGCATCGGAGAGATTCCGATTTCGATCAGCGGCGATCCAGCCCGTCCAGAACGGCTAGTGCATACCATTCGGGCTGTAGGCGCCGTCAGCCAAGCCCTGTGCAGTTGCAAGCCTGGGGACGTCATCGGCGTACGTGGACCGTTTGGCAGCGCCTGGCCTGTTGAAGCTGCCGAAGGTTACGACGTAGTGGTTATGGCAGGGGGTATTGGGCTGGCGCCACTCCGGCCTGCAATTTATCATTTACTGCAGTATCGTGGTCGGTATGGCAACTTGGTGCTACTCTACGGCGCTCGCACGCCCCAAGACCTGCTCTACGTGCGGGAGCTGGAACGCTGGCGTAGCCGCTTCGACTTCCAAGTGGAAGTTACCGTCGACCGTGCGCGCGAGGGCTGGTTTGGCCATGTGGGCGTGGTCACCGGCTTGCTTCCTAGAGCCCTCTTTGATCCCGAAGAAACTATGGCTTTCGTCTGCGGCCCAGAAATCATGATGCGCTTTGCAGCTAAAGCCTTAGTAGAGCGAGGTGTGGCTGCAGAGCGGATTTTTCTCTCCATGGAGCGAAATATGAAATGTGCTATCGGCTTGTGTGGCCATTGCCAATTTGGGCCTCACTTCATTTGTAAAGACGGACCGGTTTTCGCTTTTGCACGCGTTGCCCGATGGCTAACCATCCGTGAGCTTTAA
- a CDS encoding oxidoreductase: MPRRKPKLAVWKFASCDGCQLSLLDCEDELMTIAGAVEIAYFLEASRATVRGPYDLSLVEGSITTPHDAERIRQIRQQSRFLITIGACATAGGIQALRNFRDVAEFTRIVYAHPEYIETLATSTPIAEHVAVDFELRGCPVSKQQLLEVIVAFLQHRRPQIPAYSVCVECKRRGTVCVMVAQGTPCLGPITQAGCGALCPAYHRGCYACFGPKETPNPASLMHWWQERLGVAAQDVERALHTFNAYAPAFRETFSPNPARHHG, translated from the coding sequence ATGCCCCGGCGTAAACCTAAACTAGCTGTCTGGAAGTTTGCCTCTTGTGACGGCTGCCAGCTCAGCCTGCTCGACTGCGAAGACGAGCTGATGACGATAGCCGGTGCGGTTGAAATTGCCTATTTCCTAGAGGCCTCGCGGGCTACGGTACGCGGCCCCTACGACCTATCCCTTGTTGAGGGATCGATTACGACCCCTCACGATGCTGAACGAATTCGGCAAATTCGTCAGCAATCAAGGTTTTTGATCACCATCGGCGCCTGCGCTACGGCTGGGGGCATTCAGGCACTGCGCAATTTTCGGGACGTGGCCGAGTTTACCCGTATCGTGTATGCCCATCCCGAGTATATCGAAACGCTGGCCACTTCAACACCCATAGCGGAGCATGTAGCCGTTGACTTTGAGCTGCGCGGCTGCCCCGTCAGTAAGCAACAGCTCCTTGAGGTTATTGTGGCTTTTCTTCAGCACCGGCGCCCCCAGATTCCCGCCTACAGCGTTTGCGTCGAGTGCAAGCGTCGAGGTACGGTGTGCGTCATGGTAGCCCAAGGTACGCCCTGCCTGGGTCCTATTACCCAAGCTGGCTGTGGAGCCCTGTGCCCGGCGTATCACCGAGGCTGCTATGCTTGCTTTGGTCCCAAAGAAACGCCCAATCCAGCCTCGCTGATGCACTGGTGGCAGGAACGGTTGGGCGTAGCTGCGCAAGACGTCGAACGCGCCTTGCATACCTTTAATGCATACGCACCGGCTTTCCGCGAAACGTTCTCACCCAACCCCGCGCGTCACCATGGCTAA
- a CDS encoding Ni/Fe hydrogenase subunit alpha produces the protein MAKARLTRTLRVDALARVEGEGALYVRIQNNQVVDVRLRIYEPPRFFEAFLRGRSFLEAPDLTARICGICPVAYQMSASTAMENACGVEVTGPLRLLRRLLYCGEWIESHALHVFMLHAPDFLGYQSALEMARDYPDWVQKGLQLKKVGNELMRLIGGREIHPINVRVGGFYRVPSREELLALRKPLLWAREAAYDTVRWVASFDFPDFEQDYEFVALRREDEYAILDGRLVSNRGLDIPIAAFNDHFEEEHVPHSNALHAHIRGRGAYLVGPLARFNLNFDQLSPLAQQAAQEVGLRPGCRNPFQSIIARAVEILYACDEALRLIEAYVPPERPFIDVQPRAATGHGCTEAPRGILYHRYVISDEGTILEAQIVPPTSQNQRRIEEDLRQVVSRWLTLTNDELQWRCEQAIRNYDPCISCATHFLKLHVERS, from the coding sequence ATGGCTAAGGCCCGACTTACCCGCACCCTCCGCGTTGACGCCTTGGCCCGTGTTGAGGGTGAAGGTGCACTCTACGTGCGTATCCAAAACAACCAGGTCGTCGACGTGCGACTGCGCATCTATGAGCCACCCCGTTTTTTCGAAGCGTTTTTGCGTGGACGCTCGTTTCTTGAGGCGCCTGACCTTACCGCACGCATCTGCGGCATCTGTCCCGTAGCCTATCAGATGAGCGCATCAACAGCGATGGAGAACGCCTGTGGCGTCGAAGTGACTGGACCACTGCGGCTGCTGCGCCGCCTGCTTTACTGTGGCGAGTGGATCGAAAGCCATGCGCTGCACGTGTTCATGCTGCATGCTCCTGATTTTCTGGGCTACCAAAGCGCCCTCGAAATGGCCCGGGACTATCCGGACTGGGTTCAAAAAGGCCTGCAGCTCAAGAAAGTCGGTAATGAACTCATGCGCCTCATCGGCGGTCGTGAAATTCACCCGATCAATGTGCGGGTGGGGGGCTTTTACCGAGTTCCAAGCCGGGAAGAACTTCTTGCGCTGCGCAAACCGCTCTTGTGGGCCCGTGAAGCTGCTTATGATACGGTGCGTTGGGTAGCTAGCTTCGACTTTCCAGATTTTGAACAAGACTACGAGTTTGTGGCACTGCGGCGCGAAGACGAGTACGCCATTCTCGATGGCCGTCTGGTGTCTAACCGCGGCCTAGACATTCCAATAGCCGCCTTCAACGACCATTTCGAAGAGGAGCATGTGCCCCACTCGAATGCCTTGCATGCCCACATTCGAGGGCGTGGGGCTTATCTCGTAGGACCGCTGGCGCGCTTTAACCTGAATTTTGATCAGCTGTCGCCACTAGCCCAACAAGCTGCCCAGGAAGTTGGTCTGCGACCAGGGTGCCGTAATCCTTTCCAAAGCATCATCGCACGTGCTGTCGAAATACTTTATGCCTGCGACGAGGCCTTGCGGCTCATCGAAGCCTACGTGCCTCCAGAACGGCCCTTTATCGACGTGCAACCGCGCGCGGCTACCGGACATGGCTGCACCGAAGCCCCCCGAGGCATTCTCTACCATCGTTACGTGATTAGCGACGAAGGAACCATCCTAGAAGCCCAAATTGTGCCACCCACGTCACAAAATCAACGACGCATCGAGGAAGACTTGCGACAGGTCGTAAGCCGCTGGCTTACGTTAACCAACGACGAACTGCAGTGGCGCTGCGAGCAAGCTATTCGGAATTACGACCCCTGCATCTCGTGCGCCACGCATTTTTTAAAACTGCACGTGGAACGTTCGTGA
- a CDS encoding hydrogenase maturation nickel metallochaperone HypA: MHELSIARELVRLLEAEARRAGARRVRAARLVLGSRAHLSAEALQFYVTELVDPTGPAAGVVLEIEHCPMRFYCTHCQSAYEPAEADWRCPGCGQIGTLLAGGDEVLLESLEVECDPTPAD, encoded by the coding sequence ATGCATGAACTGAGCATTGCCCGTGAGCTGGTGCGACTCCTCGAAGCCGAGGCCCGACGCGCTGGCGCGCGGCGCGTACGCGCCGCGCGCCTCGTGCTGGGTAGCCGCGCACACCTATCGGCCGAAGCGCTGCAGTTCTACGTGACGGAGCTGGTCGATCCTACAGGTCCAGCAGCTGGCGTTGTGCTCGAAATCGAGCATTGCCCAATGCGGTTTTACTGTACCCATTGTCAATCCGCCTATGAGCCTGCCGAAGCCGACTGGCGCTGCCCCGGCTGCGGACAAATCGGAACGCTGCTGGCAGGCGGAGACGAAGTTTTGCTGGAAAGCCTAGAGGTCGAATGCGATCCAACACCCGCCGACTGA
- a CDS encoding 4Fe-4S dicluster domain-containing protein: MHAPASRWIVERSDFDALLEALGQRGFTLIGPHVRDGAIVYSPIQRSEDLPIGWTDEQDGGLYRLHRRNDAALFGYAVGPHSWKQFLFPPRLRLWQAHRNGTGGHFEIHEAPLPETPYAFIGVRACELAAIRIQDRIFLEGPYVDPYYQALRERLFVLAVNCTEPAGTCFCASMGTGPEARAGFDLSLTEVLTENRHYFVVTVGSEAGQAVLADVPHRLATADEIAAANALLAEAATRMGRQLDCQHLKERLYASYEHPHWDAVAQRCLSCANCTMVCPTCFCHTVEEVTDLTGQTTERVRQWDSCFSVEFSYIHGGSVRQSTRARYRQWLMHKLATWVDQFGTMGCVGCGRCITWCPVGIDLTEEVAALCTESQPETAP; the protein is encoded by the coding sequence ATGCACGCCCCAGCCTCACGATGGATTGTAGAACGCTCGGACTTCGATGCCCTGCTTGAAGCCTTAGGACAACGGGGCTTTACGCTGATTGGACCACACGTGCGCGACGGCGCTATCGTCTACAGCCCTATTCAACGCAGTGAGGATCTACCCATCGGATGGACCGACGAGCAGGACGGCGGTTTGTATCGACTGCATCGCCGAAATGACGCCGCCTTGTTTGGCTACGCTGTAGGACCGCACAGCTGGAAACAGTTTCTCTTTCCACCTAGGCTACGCCTCTGGCAAGCCCATCGTAACGGGACCGGGGGACACTTTGAAATCCATGAGGCTCCCCTTCCGGAGACGCCATATGCGTTCATCGGCGTTCGCGCCTGCGAGCTTGCCGCCATCCGCATTCAAGATCGTATTTTTCTAGAAGGGCCTTACGTTGATCCCTATTACCAGGCCTTACGCGAACGGCTGTTTGTGCTGGCCGTTAACTGCACAGAACCTGCCGGCACCTGTTTTTGCGCTTCCATGGGCACTGGGCCCGAAGCCCGTGCGGGCTTCGACCTGTCCCTTACGGAAGTCCTTACCGAAAACCGGCACTACTTTGTCGTGACTGTTGGCAGTGAAGCTGGCCAAGCAGTACTTGCCGACGTACCCCATCGCCTAGCCACAGCAGATGAAATCGCTGCAGCCAATGCGCTTCTTGCTGAAGCCGCTACGCGTATGGGACGCCAGCTTGACTGCCAGCACCTCAAAGAACGGCTCTACGCTTCCTATGAACATCCCCACTGGGATGCGGTGGCCCAGCGCTGCCTCAGCTGCGCCAACTGCACCATGGTATGCCCAACCTGCTTCTGCCATACCGTTGAAGAAGTTACAGACTTAACAGGCCAGACGACTGAACGCGTGCGCCAGTGGGACTCGTGCTTTTCGGTGGAATTTTCCTATATCCATGGCGGCAGTGTGCGGCAAAGCACACGCGCCCGCTATCGGCAGTGGCTCATGCACAAACTGGCCACGTGGGTCGATCAGTTCGGCACCATGGGATGCGTAGGCTGCGGTCGGTGCATCACCTGGTGCCCTGTAGGCATCGACTTAACTGAAGAAGTTGCTGCCTTGTGTACAGAATCACAACCGGAGACCGCTCCATGA